The nucleotide sequence GGAAGCACAATACCGAAATCGAGGAATCGCTCACCGAGTATGAGGTTCTGCTTGATAGGTGGTCGTCGTCACTCTACAAAGTCATCCAAGGTAACAGCTTAGTTTCACTTCCTGACAAGCTTTCACACCTTTCCTTTTCACTAGCAATTTTTTCGAGGAAAATTTCACTAGTAATTTGAACTGCTACATAATGTCTTTTCAGTATTCAGACCCCATGCGTGCTAAGAAATTGTGATGCATTGCTTTCAGGCCTTGCCACGATGAGCAAACTGGGTCGCAACCGTCTACGGCAACGGCAACCTGGTTACAGTTTTGAAAACCACGGCTCTATTGACTGGGATCAAATTTAGGTGTAGGAAACTGCATTGCAGCACTACTGAATCCTTGGAACGTTTAATTTTCCAATGCGTTCGTGGAATAGTTTGAAGGTGTGCGATTACTAGCAATGTCTGGTTTAATTTTCTACAGTCTTGTAGAACGTTTTGTCGCCAGTACATTGTGACGTGCAAGTCGGGAATTATAGCTGCTTTAACCGCTAGATGAGTTGTTTGATCTTATCTCTAGTCGCCAGCACATCTCTTTCTAGGTTCCAGCCTAGCTACACTATGTAATATACGTGCCAGACATTTATGGTATAGTTCGTTTCCAATAATTCTTGGTGACATGCATGCTCATCTAAGTTTTCACGGAGTTCAACTGATTGCGAGATCGGCAGTGTAAGGTGTCTGCTGAGTTTGCTGATAATTGAACTCGGCAAACAGCACAGTTTGCCAGTGCCACACAAAAGGAACTTGACATCAAGAAGAAACTCGGAACTCGGCAAACATCACACTTTGTCTAGTGCCACACAAAAGGAACTCAGACATCAAGAAGAAACTCGGCAATGTTGCACACTCGCTGAGTTCCTCTTGAAAGAAACTCAACAGTgtttgtcgtggtactaagtctgacagtaaaagTAGGGGTATGTATAAGGAGGCGAGGCCCTAGCTAcagcgaggttgtacacacgagtttacgagttcaggcccctctcggaagaggtaaaagccctacgtctcggtgccctgaggcggtcgattggaatataggtgtgtgttacaagggatgtgaacccttgtcccagaggagggggtggcttatatagagtgcgccaggaccccagtcgtcctccgttacaggggttcaatgtacattaaggtagggcgttactggtaacgccagctataaagtgttATTAATGATTTTTaagactatggagtgaacgcctgaccgttgtcaTCCTGAGTGACTCTAGATCTTCTGTACTCTGAGTGATTTCCTGTATGGTCGAATGACTTCATCCAGGTCGAGTGAAATTGGGGGTACCCGAGTGAGATGACTGATCGAGTGGATTGCATCCGATGGCTTCACTCGGTACTCCTTGCTATACTTTGAATGTCCTTgcttccagggtagtgaccttgggtagggcgtataggtcaggtccatgaccctaccctaggtctatggcatcgtcattagcccccgaatggattgaggtccgagtgaaaagagagTTGAAGTTGACCTTGACTCAACTCTTATGCTTCATAGGCATTCTTGTTGAGCTCAAGGTTCATGCTAAAACTTTGACttcatttcagtcgccttgatcgattcagaggtcGTCTAGTGAATTTGTGTTGGCAatcttcgagtgttgatatggtgTGAAATCTTCGACGCGATTGGTTGCTGcggttcccggatctcacgggattcgaaaatttggggaagcgcgcgaggcggagcgcgccgCAGTAAACGGGACGGATAGACATGAGCGCCTCAATttttgcgccacctttttcgccacgtatccggtgcgcgactattgcgggatttgacaggatcgctcgggcccatgtgtcagccactcggaagtaggcccATAAAAGGCGTCGAGGTCGATGCATTTGCACAGTGCGCTcccattccccttcttcttcctctgcttctccaccgcgtcCTCTTTCGCCCTCGACACCGCCGCTCCGCCCGTGCGCAGCCCACCACAATGGTGAAGGATAAGACGGCGGCACTGGAGCGCGGGAAGAAAGCGACAGCGACGGAGAAGGGCAAGAAAATGAATCGTGGATCGTCGCTGAGGTTCGGGTTGccgcctggttggatccagggagactggatccgATCCACGCTCCGGCTAGAGGATCTGGAAGATCTGGCCGCCATGGGCTTGATCGCCGACGGGACTTCGAGGTTGCAGGGGGGCGAGATAGAGCCTCAGTCGCGggcgggtgagtgcgtcctccttgccactcatgtcgaccgtggTTTCTCTCTTTCCCCGCATCCTTTCTCCTGGggttttctgaacttcttcggtgcTCAGCTTcaccatttctctcccaacacactacaagaaatatgtcaacttatgaccaccactattggtcactgaaaggtcacaaatttccatttatgacctttttgtgaccaaaaacagaaggtcaaaagctggccgtcgtaaactgactatagcgacctttttctggaatggtcaaagatgtttatgaccaaaatattcctactgtggcgttttggtcactagcaacctccccaagccacgtaggcatccagcgtggcaagctgatgtggcacaagattcagcccggtccaattcggttttctatatgggcctagcccaacaattcagcctatttgtgttttttttgtctgtcaatttttggttgggtacatgggccaagcccaatattgcagcctttttattgttgggttgtggcctttttgtctaaacgaatttagtttttctttttttcccaaaagaagggtccactagtcagatgggtcccagttgtcaggttctaTTAAAGTGGGACCCTTTTGGTAGCATCATATTATTCAGATTACAATTTGACAATTTGACAGAAATAAATAACCATGTTTAAATAAGAACAAACAGAAAACACAAGTAATATTTCAAATAACAACAGCGAGAATCAATCACAGTCATACAAATATACTGGGCTCCTTCTGTCATGACACAGTTACAACACAGATACAAATACAATCAGTCACACAGATATAGGGACAATCACAATGAGAATTGACAATCAGCACAAACTGGGCTCCTGCTCCAGTCAGATGAAACTGTATGCATGACTAACTACGCGACCATAGTCGACTAGGCTACCTTCGCTACACTAGGACAGCAATAGAACTATCATCATGCTTTCGGTCgtcgccctgttacatgaatcagaagAGAAGAATCAAAACACTGGAGCCAATATATTATGAACAGAACATTCAAAAAAAGGACAAGTTCTTTAGAAAGATAACACAAATTCAAAAATAGAGCACTTTACTCATAGCATGCAGAGTATCATTATTAAGTTCATAGGGTTTATAGTGCCTGGACTTATTAGAGTGGTAGCATATCAtcatatacatctgtatgttgtagcccatttgaaatgtctagaaagacttatatttacgaaCGGAGAGAGTAGAATGTAGCATGCGATAAAACCAAAGGATTAGCCAACAATAAAAGAAGGCACTTAATTAGTTCATTACATTTAGTTAAAACTGCTACTATGAAGCGCAGGACTAAACCATTTAGTTAACACAGCAAGAAGTGCCAAGGAGCATAGTATAGTACTGCACTAAAAGCACCAAGAATCTTCTGGACCAACAACAGAAACAACCAAGAAGCACTCATTTTTCAATTCATAGGGCTAAAAATATATTTATCAGAATGGCACTGAAATCAACCTCTTTATCTATCATCACAAGGTCAGTATGCTTGATAGGCCCATTATGAGTTGCCCTACGGTAATGCCACAGATGAGACAGAGGACGCACACATTGCTGTAGACATTGGCAAGACAGGAACCAACAAAATGGTGCTTGCCATCTGCAAGGAGAAAGCAGAATACCAAAAAGGTTAGGAAAACAATATAGAATGATAAAACAAAGAAGAGATGCACCCACTCATTAGAGAAGTAGCATACCCAAAAAATGTGAAGCACAAATGGCCACCAAGAAAGCATATTGTTGTATACATTGACAAGATAGGAACCAACAAAATGCAACAGACTAAAACCAAACTTTATACAACAGGGAATGATTTACAATAACCAAAAGATTTTGCACAACAAGCAGTAAATAGGTAGTAGATATTGACACCCATGACATAGGACCAGCATAAAAAAAGAGCATCGGTGTAGAACAGGCATATAATCAGTGTAGTCAGCAAAAGATAGGGGGGAGAGAAATTGAAAACCCCAGAAAGAGCATTCATATATGAGGCACTAAGCTGTATGAACCAAAAGACTATTGACATCAGCTAGCAAAGAAATGGCAGTTGGCACCACACATATCGGACGACCACATGAAACAGCTAGAACAGACTGGTCGGCCATAGCGAACATGGTAAatagaataatgcacatattgtaGAAGACACCACCGACATGGATTCTAAGAAATGGATTGGAAGAGCTCAGGAAACACAATGTTCCTGGTCTGAGAATCAGTAGTACCATCTTCATTTTCAATCAGGATTTTCAAAGCCTTTTTTGAGGTCACACGCGACACTGCTACATAAAGCTAGCCATGCGTGAACACAGGTGCATTAAAGTATAGATCAACACTGCATAACACGTGTCCTACAATATTTTGACTCCTACCTACTTTCTTATTTTACAAAAGCTTGCCATGCGTGTATATATCAACTTTATATTGTGAATACATAAAGTTGGCCATGCGTGAACACAGGTGCATTAAAGAATGAAGAATACATCGGCACATAGCACGAACCATGGACAAACATTGGTATGTAACCTGTCTACTCAGTAGGTGCCAATTTAGATGCACTGAATCGACACCAACTTGGGCGAACTAGTGGTATGTGCAGAAACAGCGAAACATTGCAAAAGCTCCTCTTTTCCCAAATTGTGTGGTGAGGAACCAGCCTATGCCCTCAATTCATCATGTGGAGGCAATTAGCGGCAATGACTTAAGCATGACCCCAGTTCCCCATAGCTGATTACCCTTGACTCATCCGAATTCTCCTAACAAGGTAGAAATTGGCAGGTCTATTTGGAGGAAAAAAGGATCTACTAAAATCTAGATTACTAAATATTGGTCAGATCGCAGGACTGTGCACGCACACCGCAGATCCAACAGATCACAGCGTGAGACAACAGGACCCAAGTCTAACTAAACCGTGCAAACAAGAGGGAGATGGGATCGGAGGAGACACATTCGCACCTAGCCGGAGCCGACGATGATGTTGTTGATGGGGATGAAGATGAGCTTGACGAAGAAGCCGACGAACCCCATGACGACGAACCCGATCGCCGTCCGCGCCGCCACCTTGGTGAACTCTGCGCACCGAATCAGCGTCAGATCTGGCGAAAGAGGAAAACGAACAGGATCCGGACGAGCAGGCGCGAGTCTTTGGTCCTTACCCTTGCGGTCAGGCTTGTGGCAGCGCTTGACGAGGCGGACGCTGTCCTTGGCGAACTCGCGGAGGGGGTCCACCACGGAGTCGACCGCGTCCATGGCTGCTACCGGCGGGAAGGTGAGATCTCTGAGCCGACGACGATGATGAGGTCGCGTGcgcgaggggaaggaagggggaagccAACGGGCGAATGGTGTGCTGTTTGGATTTGTGCTTTGGATCtgcgaggaggggaggaggaggcccggcGGCGAGCTATGGTGGGAGGATGTGGTCTGAATCGGGGAGAAGGGGGCGGGGGCAATGGTGGTGGCGAGAATGGATCTCCTCGCCGCGGCGGGATGGGGAAGGAGGGGGCAGCAATGGGGGGGCGTCGTCGTTGGTCGTTGCAGGTCAAGAGCAGCGGCGCTTGGGGGGAGGCTGGCGGCGGGGTAGGAGTTGGGACGGCGGAGAGGGAGGTCTGGGTCGGGGAGGGAGATCTGGgtcggggagagggaggcggcgccgcatgggtcggggagagggagagggaggggagtgtgctgCAAGATGCTAGGGTTTGGTTGGCCAGCGTGCGTTTAGGAGACGTTGGATCTGTATGGTGTGGACGGCTCAGATCGGCTTAGGGGGTGATCCGTGGGAAGGAAGGTTCTGCCTTCTGATTGGTCCAAGAAATGTATCATTTAAAATAGTTTCTAAGTGGTAAAAATAGAGGGAATTTGTCAAGCAACTGCCAATAATTTTTTCCAAAAATGGCACCACTAAAAAATATCACTCAAGTTATACAACATTTTCTGGATGATAACCAACTTGTATGCATTTCCGATATTTCTAGCATTTTTTAGCCATTTAAACAAAAAATAATAGTTTGCTcgtagtttttttgtgaaggacctaccatatatttgttacaaAGTTGtatcaaatcaattttctaaaatactaggacatatttaatgcacaattgaccaaatggttgggtgtaaaaaaatttgatccacctctcgtgaaaaaggcaaatttccgcagattcagttggaaacgggtcaaatttgaactgtaactacctcgtagtttgctctttattttttccaaaaatcatttctaggtacataagtatctatttaatcagagaaacaccaaaaaaactccaagattcaaccactagctagaaacgatcattcccgccgttttgaccgcattttgaaacgggcataaaaattcaaaaaaaatcaaaaaattgggaaaccttcgcattgtttcattgattgtggccaagttcccaggaaaaataataaacttgtaataaggcaattattttaaaaaagtgttctcagaaacaagctatcacgtgtggagatcaatggctttcaagccaaattatcaatcttatggccacattcatggcatagtttgttcaaatgatctcatattgtgcatcttggaatgacaaacaatgttgcctaaggaagttttcgttTTTCttggacgaaaaacccattttccatttttcgagtgcccaaaaggagggttttttgtgaaggacacctcccaaataattgttgcaaaattggactaaataaattttctaaaatactaggacatatttaatgcacaattgacaaaatggttgggtggaaaaagttttgatccacctcttgtgaaaaagacaaatttccgtcaattcagctggaagcgggtcaaatttgaactacaactgcctcatagtttgctatttattttttccaaaaatcatttctaggtacataagtatctatttaatcagagaaacaccaaaaaaataagattcaaccactagctaggaacggtcattcccgccgttttgaccgcattttgaaacgggcataaaaattcaaaaaaaatcaaaaaattgggaaaccttcgcattgtttcattatatatggccaagttccagtaaaaataacaaacttgtaatacggcaattgttttaaaaaagtgttatcagaaatgagctatcatgcgtgaagattcatggctttcaagccaaatgatcaatgctatggtcacattcatggcatagtttgttcaaatgatgtcatactgtgcacaagggtgcatattggaatggcaaacaatgttgcctaaggaagttttcattttctttggacgaaaaaattcattttccatttttcgagtgcccgaaaggaggtttttttgtgaaggacctcccaaataattgttgcaaaactggaccaaatcatttttctaaaatactaggccatatttaatgtaaaattgacaaaatggttgggtgtcaaaagttttgatccacctctgatgaaaaagacaaattcccgccgattcaggtggaagcgggtcaaatttgaactgtaggtgcctcatagtttgctctttattttttccaaaaatcatttctaggtacataagtacctatttaattagagaaacaccaaaaaaattccaagattcaaccactagctaagaacggtcattcccgccgttttgaccgcattttgaaatgggcataaaaaattcaaaaaaattcaaaaaattaggaaaccttcgcattgtgtcattatatgtggccaagttcccaggaaaaataacaaacttgtaatacagcaattatttttaaaaagtgttctcagaaacgagctatcacgtgtggagatcaatggctttcaagccaaatgatcaatcttatggccatattcatggcatagtttgttcaaatgatctcatattgtgcacaagggtacatcttggaattccaaacaatgttgcctaaggaagttttcattttctttgcacggaaaattcatttttcattttccgagtgcccaaaaggaggttttttttgtgaaggaactaccaaataattgttgaaaaaatggaccaaatcaattttataaaatactaggccatatataatg is from Triticum aestivum cultivar Chinese Spring chromosome 1B, IWGSC CS RefSeq v2.1, whole genome shotgun sequence and encodes:
- the LOC123099271 gene encoding protein transport protein Sec61 subunit gamma encodes the protein MDAVDSVVDPLREFAKDSVRLVKRCHKPDRKEFTKVAARTAIGFVVMGFVGFFVKLIFIPINNIIVGSG